The nucleotide sequence ATCACACCGTCAGCACCACGGCCGCTGCCGACGGCCGTTGGTCGGTCACGCTGCCGGCTCTCCCCGCGGACAGTCGCAACGCCACGCTGACCATTGCCGGCACCAATGAGATTACGGTGGCGGACGTGGTGGTGGGCGATGTCTGGCTCCTCTCCGGTCAATCCAATATGGAATGGCCGCTGAAACGTGCGAACGATGCGGACAACGAAATCGCGGCCGCAAACCATCCGCTGATCCGACACCTCAAAGTGCAGCACCGGCTGGCGGCCGAACCCCGCATCGCCGTGGACAACACCGGCTGGGTCACCGCCACCGCCGCGACCGCCGGAGAGTTCTCCGCCATCGGCTATTTCTTCGCCCGCGAGGTGCAGGCCGAGATCGGAGTTCCCATCGGTTTGCTCAACATTTCCTGGGGCGGCTCGCCGATCGAGCGCTGGACCAGTGCCGAAGCCATCGCGACTCAGCCCGACCCGTCACTTTATCGGACCCGGTTCGAAGCCGAGGTCGCGAGCTACCCGGAGCGCCTCGCCCATTGGGAGCACGTCAACGGGGCCTACGAAGCTGATCGCGCCGTCGCCGAGGCGGCCGGCGAGCAAGCCCTCGCCGCGTTCGACCAGACCACACGTCGTCCGTGGAAACCCGGCAATCCCGCGCATCACCACGGCCGCCCCTCCAGTATGTTCAACGCCATGATGACTCCGTTCGTGCCCTACGGCATCCGTGGCATGCTCTGGTATCAGGGCGAAGCCAACGCCAACCGCCACGGAGAATACCGGGATCTGTTCACCGCTATGATCACTGACTGGCGCGCGAAATTCGGCCAGGGCGATCTGCCCTTTTATTGGGTGCAGCTGACAAACTTCCACCAGCCTGCGCGATGGGA is from Synoicihabitans lomoniglobus and encodes:
- a CDS encoding sialate O-acetylesterase, whose product is MPTSSRLRLLLAAVLIATAVHAAVTPAPPFADGAVLQRDKPIAVWGTADPTESVTVSFHDHTVSTTAAADGRWSVTLPALPADSRNATLTIAGTNEITVADVVVGDVWLLSGQSNMEWPLKRANDADNEIAAANHPLIRHLKVQHRLAAEPRIAVDNTGWVTATAATAGEFSAIGYFFAREVQAEIGVPIGLLNISWGGSPIERWTSAEAIATQPDPSLYRTRFEAEVASYPERLAHWEHVNGAYEADRAVAEAAGEQALAAFDQTTRRPWKPGNPAHHHGRPSSMFNAMMTPFVPYGIRGMLWYQGEANANRHGEYRDLFTAMITDWRAKFGQGDLPFYWVQLTNFHQPARWEWDGREWGFLREAQTQSLALPNTAQAVIVDIGNNFDIHPRNKQDVGARLAAIALTRIHGIPRETSGPTFAGVTRDGPRLRVGFDHVAGGLVARDGAVRELEIAGADGVFHPARGDVVGSVLIVSSPQVPEPVDVRYAFTNGLEVNLFGANGLPVAPFRSDDR